In a single window of the Anabas testudineus chromosome 17, fAnaTes1.2, whole genome shotgun sequence genome:
- the LOC113172360 gene encoding cyclic AMP-responsive element-binding protein 3-like protein 3-A yields the protein MALTTDKVHSGMDLIDLLLSNTDETSGCHSNQPWTIRVHDTGSPEESAAEDFLDALLTASDTSSATASPLWSPCTIDSSITENHLTDPTCSLYPPTCSASQAFLQSPPLDNQLPPKPDVSIDLGWDSDDIQEQLGFAYYVTTNQSYPLYSSQTLTVKDLLLSNLGQKSQQFPQDALQELLLNEDEKKLLTKEGVNLPSKLPLSKFEERVLKKIRRKIRNKRSAQESRKKKREYVDSLEGRMSACSAHNLELQRKIQRLEETNNALLEQLSRLQALLPKSSSKTRHKGTCILVLLLSFSLLISSHLQPDPYSQVSRRGYTKTKEPSRSLQSMDEGQDVPPASLPILTVSRGYEALRSLTEKLWPGKVPSMVEYPSSHHKYHRHQDDH from the exons ATGGCACTGACTACAGACAAG GTGCACAGTGGGATGGATCTCATTGACCTCCTGCTCAGCAACACAGATGAAACCTCAGGTTGCCACAGCAACCAGCCGTGGACAATCAGAGTTCATGAT ACCGGGAGCCCTGAGGAAAGTGCTGCTGAGGACTTCCTGGACGCCCTGCTGACTGCGAGCGACACATCCTCAGCTACGGCATCTCCCCTGTGGTCACCCTGCACCATCGACAGCAGTATCACTGAAAACCACCTGACAGATCCCACATGCAGCCTTTACCCACCCACCTGCTCAGCTTCACAGGCTTTCCTTCAGAGTCCACCTCTGGACAATCAGCTGCCACCAAAGCCTGATGTTTCCATTGATCTAg GCTGGGACTCTGATGACATCCAGGAGCAGCTTGGGTTTGCTTACTACGTCACCACAAACCAAAGCTACCCATTATATTCCAGTCAGACACTCACAGTGAAAGACCTGCTGTTGTCAAACCTGGGACAGAAG TCGCAACAATTCCCCCAGGATGCCCTGCAGGAGCTGTTACTGAATGAAGATGAGAAGAAGCTCCTGACTAAAGAAGGGGTAAACTTGCCCAGCAAACTGCCCCTGTCCAAG TTTGAAGAGAGGGTTTTGAAGAAGATCCGGCGGAAAATCCGCAACAAGCGCTCGGCTCAAGAAAGtcggaagaagaagagggaatATGTTGATAGCCTGGAGGGAAG GATGTCTGCATGTAGTGCTCACAACCTCGAGCTGCAGAGAAAGATCCAGCGGCTGGAGGAGACCAACAA CGCTCTGTTGGAGCAGCTAAGCCGGCTGCAGGCTCTCCTTCCTAAAAGCTCCagcaaaacaagacacaaaGGGACCTGCATCCTG GTTttgctcctctccttctccttgcTGATTTCCTCACATCTTCAGCCAGACCCTTACAGCCAAGTCAGCCGTAGAGGGTATACAAAAACCAAAG AGCCGTCCCGCTCCCTGCAGTCGATGGATGAAGGGCAAGATGTTCCTCCTGCTTCCCTTCCTATCCTCACTGTCTCCAGGGGATATGAGGCTCTACGCAGCCTGACAGAGAAACTCTGGCCCGGCAAAGTTCCCTCCATGGTAGAATACCCTTCCTCTCACCACAAGTATCACAGGCATCAGGATGATCATTGA
- the LOC113172175 gene encoding elongation factor 2 → MVNFTVDQIRAIMDKKSNIRNMSVIAHVDHGKSTLTDSLVSKAGIIASSRAGETRFTDTRKDEQERCITIKSTAISMYYELGENDLAFIKQCKDGNGFLINLIDSPGHVDFSSEVTAALRVTDGALVVVDCVSGVCVQTETVLRQAIAERIKPVLMMNKMDRALLELQLEPDELFQTFQRIVENVNVIISTYGEDEGGPMGNIMVDPVVGTVGFGSGLHGWAFTLKQFAEMYVAKFTAKGDAQLGPAERCKKVEDMMKKLWGERYFDPSAGKFSKTATGPDGQKFPRTFSQLVLDPIFKVFDAIMNFKKEETAKLIEKLDVKLDSEDKEKEGKPLLKAVMRRWLPAGEALLQMITIHLPSPVTAQKYRCELLYEGPGDDEAAMGIKNCDPKAPLMMYISKMVPTSDKGRFYAFGRVFSGCVSTGLKVRIMGPNFTPGKKEDLYIKPIQRTILMMGRYVEPIEDVPCGNIVGLVGVDQFLVKTGTITTFEQAHNMRVMKFSVSPVVRVAVEAKNPADLPKLVEGLKRLAKSDPMVQCIIEESGEHIIAGAGELHLEICLKDLEEDHACIPLKKSDPVVSYRETVTEESDQMCLSKSPNKHNRLFMKSRPFPDGLAEDIEKGEVTARQELKARARYLADKYEWEVTEARKIWCFGPDGTGPNLLIDMTKGVQYLNEIKDSVVAGFQWATKEGALCEENMRSIRFDIHDVTLHADAIHRGGGQIIPTARRVLYACQLTAQPRLMEPVYLVEIQCPEQVVGGIYGVLNRKRGHVFEESQVMGTPMFVVKAYLPVNESFGFTADLRSNTGGQAFPQCVFDHWQILQGDPSDAASRPFQVVAEIRKRKGLKEGIPALDNYLDKL, encoded by the exons ATG gtGAACTTCACTGTGGATCAGATCCGTGCCATCATGGACAAGAAGTCCAACATCAGGAACATGTCTGTGATTGCCCACGTGGATCATGGGAAGTCCACACTGACTGACTCGCTGGTCTCCAAGGCGGGGATCATTGCTTCATCCCGTGCTGGAGAGACCCGCTTCACAGACACGCGCAAAGACGAGCAGGAGCGCTGCATCACCATCAAATCGAC GGCCATCTCCATGTACTATGAGCTTGGAGAAAATGACTTGGCATTTATCAAGCAGTGCAAAGATGGAAACGGCTTCCTCATCAACCTGATTGATTCTCCGGGTCACGTTGACTTCTCCTCTGAGGTCACAGCTGCCCTCAGGGTAACTGATGGAGCACTTGTGGTTGTGGACTGTGTCTCAG gtgtgtgtgtgcagactgagACTGTGCTCCGGCAGGCCATCGCTGAGCGCATCAAGCCAGTTCTGATGATGAACAAGATGGACCGGGccctgctggagctgcagctggagccaGACGAGCTCTTCCAGACTTTCCAGCGTATTGTGGAAAATGTCAATGTCATTATCTCCACCTATGGAGAGGATGAAGGGGGACCCATGGGAAACATCATG GTTGACCCTGTTGTCGGCACAGTCGGGTTTGGCTCTGGCCTCCACGGCTGGGCGTTCACCCTGAAGCAGTTTGCTGAGATGTATGTGGCCAAGTTTACTGCTAAAGGCGACGCTCAGCTGGGACCAGCAGAGAGGTGTAAGAAAGTGGAGGACATGATGAAGAAACTGTGGGGAGAGAG ATATTTTGATCCAAGTGCTGGCAAATTCAGTAAGACTGCCACTGGTCCTGATGGTCAGAAGTTTCCTCGCACCTTTAGCCAGCTCGTTTTGGACCCCATCTTTAAG GTGTTTGATGCCATCATGAATTTCAAAAAGGAGGAGACAGCCAAACTAATTGAGAAGCTGGACGTCAAACTGGACTCGGAGGAtaaggagaaggaggggaagCCCCTGCTGAAGGCTGTAATGCGGCGCTGGCTGCCTGCTGGAGAGGCCCTGCTCCAGATGATCACCATCCACCTCCCTTCACCTGTTACTGCACAGAAATACCGCTGCGAGCTGCTCTATGAAGGGCCTGGAGATGACGAGGCTGCCATGG GTATTAAGAACTGCGATCCCAAGGCTCCCCTCATGATGTACATTTCCAAAATGGTGCCAACCAGTGACAAGGGTCGCTTCTATGCTTTTGGTCGAGTGTTCTCTGGATGCGTGTCCACAGGCCTGAAGGTGCGCATCATGGGGCCGAACTTCACCCCTGGCAAGAAAGAGGACCTCTACATCAAACCCATCCAgag GACCATTCTGATGATGGGCCGCTATGTGGAGCCTATTGAGGATGTCCCTTGTGGCAACATTGTGGGTCTTGTTGGAGTAGACCAGTTCCTGGTTAAGACAGGAACCATCACCACTTTTGAACAA GCCCACAACATGAGGGTCATGAAGTTCAGTGTCAGCCCCGTGGTCAGAGTAGCTGTGGAGGCCAAGAACCCCGCTGATCTGCCCAAGCTGGTGGAGGGCCTGAAGCGTCTGGCCAAGTCTGACCCTATGGTTCAGTGCATCATTGAGGAGTCTGGGGAGCACATCATCGCTGGAGCGGGAGAGCTTCACCTGGAGATCTGCCTGAAAGACCTGGAGGAGGACCACGCCTGCATTCCACTGAAG AAATCAGACCCAGTCGTGTCTtacagagagacagtgacagaagaGTCCGATCAAATGTGTTTGTCCAAGTCCCCCAACAAGCACAACCGTCTCTTCATGAAGTCCCGTCCTTTCCCCGATGGTCTGGCTGAAGATATCGAGAAGGGCGAAGTCACTGCTCGGCAGGAGCTCAAGGCTCGTGCACGTTACCTCGCCGACAAGTATGAATGGGAGGTGACAGAAGCCAGGAAGATCTGGTGCTTCGGTCCAGATGGAACCGGGCCCAACTTGCTGATAGACATGACAAAGGGAGTCCAGTACCTCAACGAGATCAAGGACAGTGTTGTGGCTGGGTTCCAGTGGGCAACCAAAGAG GGTGCTCTGTGTGAGGAGAACATGCGTTCAATTCGCTTTGACATTCACGACGTGACACTGCACGCAGACGCCATCCACCGTGGCGGAGGACAGATTATTCCCACAGCTCGTAGGGTCCTGTATGCCTGCCAGCTCACTGCTCAGCCACGCCTCATGGAGCCCGTCTACCTGGTGGAGATACAG TGCCCGGAGCAGGTGGTCGGTGGGATCTATGGTGTGTTGAACAGGAAACGAGGTCACGTGTTTGAGGAATCCCAAGTAATGGGCACTCCCATGTTTGTGGTGAAAGCTTATCTGCCTGTCAATGAGTCCTTCG GGTTCACCGCCGACCTGCGCAGTAACACTGGAGGCCAGGCCtttcctcagtgtgtgtttgaccacTGGCAGATCCTCCAGGGAGACCCCAGCGACGCTGCCAGCAGACCCTTCCAAGTTGTTGCTGAAATTAGGAAACGCAAAGGTCTGAAAGAGGGCATCCCCGCCCTCGACAACTACTTggacaaactgtaa